In a genomic window of Salminus brasiliensis chromosome 12, fSalBra1.hap2, whole genome shotgun sequence:
- the grap2a gene encoding GRB2-related adapter protein 2a: MEARGLYDFNGTAEDELSFRKGDIVKILGCQEDWYKAEMHGHEGFVPRNYVDRQMPSWFQETASRGSAEEILMSREVGGFLIRGSQSSPGDFSISVRHEFDVQHFKVMKDNKGHYYLWSEKFTSLNKLVDYYKTSSISKQREIYLRDGSRDEPRPSAPQPVKRGSLPEDRPHGGGYGPPPPSSGGPYRSTGPAHTQQTKRGSLEEKQGRNSPVSNIPGPRRTSETLPASRSAVQVKAMFDFTAEEDDELGFSAGDVIEVIDRSDTSWWKGRLHGKVGLFPANYIVQI, from the exons ATGGAGGCCCGAGGACTGTACGACTTCAACGGCACGGCGGAGGATGAGCTCAGCTTTCGGAAAGGAGACATAGTGAAG ATCCTGGGATGTCAGGAGGACTGGTATAAGGCGGAAATGCACGGCCACGAGGGCTTTGTGCCTAGAAACTACGTGGACAGACAAATGCCCAG CTGGTTCCAGGAGACCGCCAGCCGCGGCTCTGCCGAGGAGATCCTGATGTCCAGAGAAGTCGGAGGCTTTCTGATCCGCGGCAGCCAGAGTTCACCCGGAGACTTCTCCATATCTGTCAG GCACGAGTTTGATGTGCAGCATTTCAAAGTCATGAAGGACAACAAGGGCCATTATTACCTCTGGTCAGAGAAGTTCACCTCCCTGAACAAACTGGTAGACTACTACAAGACCTCCTCCATTTCCAAGCAGCGGGAGATCTACCTGAGGGACGGAAGCAGAGACGAGCCCAGACCGTCAGCGCCTCAGCCA GTAAAAAGAGGAAGTCTTCCTGAAGATAGACCCCACGGCGGGGGCTAtggacccccccctccctcctcagGGGGACCATACAGATCCACAGGACCAGCTCACACTCAGCAG ACCAAGCGAGGCAGTCTGGAGGAGAAACAAGGCAGGAACAGCCCAGTCAGCAACATTCCCGGCCCCAGGCGAACTTCAGAAACCCTGCCCGCATCG AGGTCAGCCGTCCAGGTGAAAGCGATGTTTGACTTCACAGCAGAGGAAGACGACGAGCTGGGCTTCAGCGCTGGAGATGTCATCGAAGTCATTGACCGCTCCGATACGTCATGGTGGAAGGGTCGGTTGCACGGCAAGGTTGGCCTCTTCCCTGCCAACTACATTGTCCAAATCTGA